DNA sequence from the Dreissena polymorpha isolate Duluth1 chromosome 3, UMN_Dpol_1.0, whole genome shotgun sequence genome:
ttttaagagtcatttactgtggccatagtcgacttttagtaatgaacgatggtgtcattttaagagtcttttactgcggccatagttgactagcagtaatgaacgatggtgtcattttaagaatcatttactgtggccatagtcgacttgcagtaatgaacagtggtgccattttaagagtcattttactgtggccatagtcgacttccagtaatgtacaatggtgtcattttaagagtcatttactgtggccatagtcgacttgcagtaatgtacaatggtgtcattttaagagtcatttcctgtggccatagtcgaattgcagtaatgaacgatggtgttattttaagagtcatttactgtggccatagtcgacttttagtaatgaacgatggtgtcattttaagagtcttttactgtgtccatagtcgactagcagttatgaacgatggtgtcattttaagaatcatttactgtggccatagtcgacttgcagtaatgaacagtggtgacattttaagagtcatttactgtggccatagtcgactttcagtaatgaacgatggtgtcattttaagagtcattaactgtggccatagtcgacttttagtaatgaacgatggtgtcattttaaaaggcatttactgtggccatagtcgactagcagtaatgaacgatggtgtcattttaagagtcatttactgtgaccatagtcgacttgcagtaatgaacagtggtgacattttaagagtcatttactgtggccatagtcgatttgcAGTAAtaaacagtggtgacattttaagagtcatttactgtggccatagtcgaactgcagtaatgaacagtggtgacattttaagagtcatttactgtggccatagtcgacttccagtaatgaacggtggtgtcattttaagagtcattaactgtggccatagtcgactagcagtaatgaacgatggtgttattttaagagtcatttactgtggccatagtcgaattgcagtaatgaacgatggtgtcattttaagagtcatttactgtggccatagtcgactagcagtaatgaacgatggtgtcattttaagaatcatttactgtggccatagtcgacttgcagtaatgaacagtggtgacattttaagagtcatttactgtggccatagtcgacttgcagtagtGTACGATGGTGTCGtttttagagtcatttactgtggccatagttgacttgcagtaatgaacagtggtgtcattttaagagtcatttactgtggccatagtcgacttccagtaatgaacggtggtgtcattttaagagtcattaactgtggccatagtcgactagcagtaatgaacgatggtgttattttaagagtcatttactgtggccatagtcgaattgcagtaatgaacgatggtgtcattttaagagtcatttactgtggccatagacgacttttagtaatgaacgatggtgtcattataagagtcttttactgcggccatagttgactagcagtaatgaacgatggtgtcattttaagaatcatttactgtggccatagtcgacttgcagtaatgaacagtggtgacattttaagagtcatttactgtggccatagtcaacttacagtaatgaacaatggtgtaattttaagattcatttactgtggccatagtcgacttgtagtattgGACgtaggtgtcatttaaagagtcaattactgtggccatagtcgacttgcagtactgaaaaatggtgtctttttaagagtcatttactgtggccatagtcgacttgaagtaatgaacgatggggacattttaagagccatttgctgtggccatagtcgactttcagtaatgaacgatggtgtcattttaagagtgattaactgtggccatagtctacttgcagtaatgaacaattgtgtcattttaagaatcatttgctgtggtcatagtcgactttcattaatgaacagtggtgacattttaagtttcatttactgtagctatatttgacttgcagtaacgaaaaattgtttcatttttagtgtcattcactgtggccatagtcgacttgaagaaatgagcaatgttgtcattttaatagttatttactgtggccatagtcgacttgcagtagcgctcatcacatgcacgcgcactatcaagttgcctgattatatattttttatcgatgTACACtaaacttataaaccatacgtgtagtacaccatacacatttatatttgaccattgcagatagaagactagtaccagtacaaataatttcattcgtattttagaatgcaatttatgttactatttactttttatcttttagtcctccgacgtctttctaaaactaaatgttctataaccggtctttctcttcactaaccggtctttctcgtctatggccatacaactattttccatagccgaaacagcctatcgaaacagccaatggaatcaaaaacatggaaaagagtgtttcccataatatacaacaggtacaggctaatgtatcggcgattttaattggataacgcgaagaccAATCGGAACGTTGTTTATTACTATATAGAGAgtaacgatagataaggggaggtaaccaatctaacAATGTCTCAGAATAAAGtattacgtgtgatcatgagcaatattctggcacgttgtcgttgttatccaccagaaacacatttattcacaaaatttaaagatattccgatctaactttttagtcttttagctttaatttttaacgtatttacacctcgtctgctcgcactttatcGATATCctcgaaaggttacatatcactataataagtttaggcctaaaaccacaaaatccgataccggtggattttcgtaccacaatcttacgtaaaaaatctcccagattcgaaatcaacaaaaaacaagacatttataaattgtctgcattattgatcaaattttaagatatttgttggttttccgtttttagaagatGTTCTgtgaaggcaagagctgggcatcatacaagccattctattcagcaaaactgacagttttggtttacagaaatcaacaaaggagggattcctgaactatcaaatttccaagctatacacacttttattatctgtggtgatctttattggttctgtttgtttacttggatggaacatgtgtgaacttttatagaactttgaaaagtctatatatgtctatctataaacaaaaatcagctattgtataataagatcagatatgcaaacaatatcaaagggttgttaaattaacaatttgaaggcaattatgctgaaaaaatatgagagttcccatgcaaattttgtctgtatatcaacaagtgtctgccgataattgtcaaactagtaatacaaaacttaccacaagtatgtaaaagcactaagtacctatgatcatttttagtaagatagtgtaattctaaacagtagcaaatagcttgtttagtaaatgcataatgcaattaatatgatttccgttctattgtgtaattaataaattggttgttacttgttaatccatgataaatgttttatggctagtacaaaaccagcaatgttaatttagtaaaaggtaatacaataacaccactttgtaatttcatatacgtaaatattcttaaaatgtaggttgatgacagtgttttagttttacttattttgtaactattattttatgtgcaaataaatgatgtgaagtgttttgtatctccacacaataccacataactttttatatatgtactgtgttatgtgttatttgaatgtttcaataaaaaaaatatggatgatataacatgatgcattctaataattgcattcaaattgtaactatagagctaagtgtatgcagtttagactgtgattttagaattgctacaaaatggctagttttttagtggcgacaaaatttaaactattcaacaatagtttgggaaagaaaattagaaacctgcaagatacctgtatttattaaatattttaattgcgaatcaagtatgttgttatgctgttacacataattatacattgataataaataagaagacaattagtggtgttaacgtttccaaacagtagaaatcattcttctgatgaagtcagtgatatacagacgaaagctccaggtatggctttcaatacgtagtgtgtgtttatttgacagtctaaaacttattggattaaaaaaaatcctgtcaaatttgtcaatcaaaattgatttgacacatcacatgattttgattatgttaaatcagtgtactgtatgctaaatgcaactgttttagcaagctgtcaagttgaattgagacatttgatgaaacaaactgtttcttgggtaggaccagtacttagtgtctatatgacgtaccatgacgtcgaaagagtaCAAAACCTGCtgagtagaacgagaaatgtacttttacgtacaattttcaccgacacttgagtgttagccaatcagaagaccccttacgtctgttgcttttagagatttttgacattgaacattattattatttataccaaattatgcgactatcgactgcttactcatagatattgtgcgtatttattaaacattattattatattttttaccaaattatgcgactatcgaacgctaactcatagatattgtgcgtatttattgacctggcgtggcggaattaacctctgacttatgctagttatggttatcacaaaatacgaccaacagggagtttataatacattatttatcccattaatgcttggtaactggttaccgttgggaatttcctactcAGTAATGCGCTTGACGGTCGTGATACTcagccccgcatgatcatttcatacacacaatatgctgaataattttaattttaaaaaggtaacaattgaatcttcttcaaatttgtatataatctatttcaatgcattaaatacttgaaacttctgtgtgttttttttgccattctgatatttttattcattttgtcctcaactaaaaaagagattttaaacatttattatgaataaatctgaaggaaaagcggctcaagagactagtgttttgattggctgttcagaaaatgtgtacgtagaagtacacacatgtacgtcgaagtacaaattgtactttgacgtacaaatatatacttcgaagtgtattttatattcatgtcgacgtacaattattgtacttcgacgtacatttctctgtttaacgtgtaggtcttcttaactttcaacccaaatggtacgccatagtatgtctttagggttatctaaagaatgctcccacttaaaggatcaatacagagacctcccagtgactaagccagttagcagacaccccatccactataccacagacaccgaaccagctataaattcctgtggctagaatttagaaaacaaaaaaaaataagatgctagatctttaagcttggaacatgtaactcgttttaagattgatttttttttggatgcattactcaattattgcaacaattatcatattttgaatttgaacacaatcatgtccatatatttattaaaaatacatggttatcaaaaaaacttaaaaagcttttgcccgtaaattaggtagcacctataatcatattaaactGCTATATGGTCAAGTGCTCAGTTATGGCAGATTAATGCATTTAACGGTTTGTTTAAGACCATTtttatgtttgtataaaaaaggaaaaaataaacagTTGGTGGCATCAATATATCGGTAATGATTTAATTGTGTGGTTTGTAGCCGTACATACTTTGCGAATCACACGAAACAGTAAGATTGTGCAAAGCTTACATCCTTATCTAGTACGTATTATTGGCATTTATTTTAACGCGATCTCATGGCGATAAGTGTTTCAATGAACGTTTATTtcacataaatattttgtttagtttttaactGTTATGTTGATAGCAAAACATCTATTAAACCAGTCAACAACATAAGCGACACCGAAAATGGCAGACTGTGATGCGACAGGTCCCGTTTCTACGGTAAATAGTGGTATAATGGAAGAAAAGAGACAGGTTGTGGGAGACAGATTAAAGAGAAGAGATGAAGAACGCCTAGCTGAATTGGAGAAAAAGAAAGAAGAGAGATCTGAAAACCTAACTGCACAAGAAAGTGCGAAATTCTTTCTTGAGACATTCTCAAAAAATAAGAATGATCTGGAACAGGAGCTGTCAGGTTGTGACTCACTCGAGAAAGACAAACTGGTGGATAGATTTGATAACCTGTCAGTAATGCACCAAAAACTGCAGAGGTTTCTAACAGAATCCACCATGTTTTTGTCTTCATATGATGTCCGTCAGACTCAGGATGCACTCAGTAAACTTCAAGCGCTGATACAAGAAAAACGTGATGCATTACTACCTAAAAAGAAGTTTGCTTTCAAATCCAAGAAAAAAGgaacacaacaacaaaaaactgagGAATCAAAGAATTCTGATATACCTTCAGTTGATATGGTAGAATTAGCAGACTGCAAATTTACAGACAAGGAAAACGAGACATTAATAATGGATAGCTCAATAAATATGAAGGATGTTGCTTTGGCAAATCTCAAATCATGTACTGTTAAGTTATTTGGAGCGCCTTCTGCAATTCATGTTAATAAGCTGGTCAACTGCACTATTTTGTCAGGTCCAGTGTCCGGATCAATATTTATTCGAGAGTGCACAAACTGTGTCTTCGCTGTTCCTTGCCAGCAGTTAAGAATACACTCCACCACTGAAACTAAGTTCTTCATTCATGTTACCAGCAGAGCTATTATTGAAGACTGTTCAAAAGTGAGCTTTGGGCCTTACAACTGGACTTATCCTAACATTATTGATCATTACAAGGTCTCTGGTTTGGACAAGAATAGGAACACTTGGGATGACATTGATGACTTTAACTGGTTGGCTGCTGACCAACGCTCTCCAAACTGGTCGCTCATACCAGAAGATGAAAGGAATATACAATGGGAATAACTATGATAAATTTTATCAGAAATGGTCACATCTATAATATGATACCTGTAAACTGTTATTATTGTGGAATGAACAAAGATAATCACTGGATTTTGtctttttcatacattttatcttaaaaataaaataaagtgttcaagaagtaatgtgtttttaaaatgtttaggcctaaaaaaatgtgtttgtttcagGTTACCTGACCGACCGTGTCAGTTTACCCCCGACTgcaatttatttatcaaaaaaaaaaaagcgTTTTACACTATTCGGCCGCGATTTAGAGCgcaaatgtattgattaaaataattacattcaaaacaatgtattaccgctaattatggaccaaatcggcagagttgcATTCAatttcacacatgttaatctcttttgtccaaacaccgcagacagcagtctacacaataggtcagtagacatgCTATGTGTGTTTTCATAATgcccaacacttaatccagttccgtccagatgttctcttgaatcagtatacagtatgataactgtttcaataattactcaaCTAAAAGACCGTAACAaaagatacggcgtgtttgatttaaaattaatttagaggaaatataaaattatttgcgatataattgtgttaaaaaataccaaagaaacgattaaccgaaatcaacagatttcattgttctctgcgctacaaagtttgtattaaaaaaagTCAATACACGCTGCCGCATGCTttccttgaccttgtacattgcagcataattttcgcgctcttttgttgggaaatatacatgatgtcTATAATGggagcatttgtaaacgtcgtgttaacattaaaaaattggaagtgtgtttcggattacaaattattattctcatatGGGAATTTTACAGAacagtttc
Encoded proteins:
- the LOC127873016 gene encoding tubulin-specific chaperone C-like, translating into MADCDATGPVSTVNSGIMEEKRQVVGDRLKRRDEERLAELEKKKEERSENLTAQESAKFFLETFSKNKNDLEQELSGCDSLEKDKLVDRFDNLSVMHQKLQRFLTESTMFLSSYDVRQTQDALSKLQALIQEKRDALLPKKKFAFKSKKKGTQQQKTEESKNSDIPSVDMVELADCKFTDKENETLIMDSSINMKDVALANLKSCTVKLFGAPSAIHVNKLVNCTILSGPVSGSIFIRECTNCVFAVPCQQLRIHSTTETKFFIHVTSRAIIEDCSKVSFGPYNWTYPNIIDHYKVSGLDKNRNTWDDIDDFNWLAADQRSPNWSLIPEDERNIQWE